A genomic segment from Aspergillus chevalieri M1 DNA, chromosome 7, nearly complete sequence encodes:
- a CDS encoding uncharacterized protein (COG:S;~EggNog:ENOG410PJX8;~InterPro:IPR036864,IPR007219,IPR001138;~PFAM:PF00172,PF04082;~antiSMASH:Cluster_7.2;~go_function: GO:0000981 - DNA-binding transcription factor activity, RNA polymerase II-specific [Evidence IEA];~go_function: GO:0003677 - DNA binding [Evidence IEA];~go_function: GO:0008270 - zinc ion binding [Evidence IEA];~go_process: GO:0006351 - transcription, DNA-templated [Evidence IEA];~go_process: GO:0006355 - regulation of transcription, DNA-templated [Evidence IEA]), which translates to MISDSSVDKDTPRPSRQRPGSACDECRRRKLRCDRGQPKCEVCALSGVVCNFNSSRPPRGPKRGQIRAMQSRIATLERHILEQQSGLLLPADELPVTQLSNEDKDPQIPGNPEPQYRDREGEWGTPDWAGGCIPDLIRAELDQLYFDRVHVSIPILHQRRYFCMVKQATRPEGFSCLQYAMWTLAASLSAQFHQLQWLLYKYTVEKLEAIERDSGGHDCASIQQAQAWILLAVYECIQMNHQRGWISAGRSFRLVQFLRLYEIDSPESLGSSADWIEMEEKRRTFWMAYCLDRFTSFQNGFPLTLNEQVISTRVPAPELDFQSGQPVSMGFLSQVMASTDQPSLSSFAECIIMATICGRCLCHRQQSSVERIYGDMSLEFWDRHLWLDTILQQRIQVLSLQYPSTSEHVDSLILFTNLMLQAIVLYLYKIVVSVPWDTDESEALILEYKNRSSAAAQGIITFTKPLRQLTYFKICPFTAIPLFLCAEYFLTNREGDVALDSDFQDILDVLRDLKNVNNLAQMYLALFDLDCVPPTPSSS; encoded by the exons ATGATTTCCGACAGTTCGGTAGACAAAGACACTCCCCGTCCGTCTCGACAGAGACCTGGTTCGGCCTGCGACGAATGTCGACGACGAAAACTGCGATGCGACAGAGGACAGCCCAAGTGCGAGGTCTGCGCCCTGTCGGGTGTTGTATGCAACTTCAACTCATCCCGGCCACCACGAGGCCCAAAGAGAGGCCAGATTAGAGCAATGCAGAGTAGAATCG CAACGCTGGAACGGCATATACTCGAACAACAGAGTGGATTGTTACTTCCCGCCGATGAACTGCCGGTGACGCAACTAAGCAACGAGGACAAGGATCCCCAGATCCCAGGTAACCCTGAACCACAATATCGGGATCGAGAAGGAGAATGGGGAACGCCGGATTGGGCGGGTGGTTGCATCCCTGACTTAATCCGCGCTGAGCT GGATCAACTCTATTTCGACCGAGTGCATGTTTCCATTCCTATCCTCCATCAACGACGATACTTTTGCATGGTCAAACAAGCCACCAGACCCGAAGGGTTTTCCTGTTTGCAATATGCGATGTGGACTTTGGCCGCGTCGTTGTCCGCCCAGTTCCATCAACTGCAGTGGTTGTTATATAAATATACAGTCGAGAAGTTGGAGGCCATCGAGCGGGATAGTGGGGGGCATGATTGCGCAAGTATCCAGCAAGCCCAGGCGTGGATTCTGCTGGCAGTCTATGAATGTATTCAGATGAATCACCAACGTGGCTGGATCAGTGCTGGTCGCTCGTTCCGGCTAGTGCAGTTCTTGAGGTTGTATGAGATTGACTCGCCAGAAAGCCTCGGCAGTTCAGCGGATTGGATTGAaatggaggagaagagaaggacaTTTTGGATGGCATATTGTTTGGACCGGTTCACAAGTTTTCAAAATGGGTTTCCGTTAACTCTAAACGAGCAGGTG ATATCAACGCGTGTTCCTGCACCGGAATTGGACTTTCAGAGTGGTCAACCAGTATCCATGGGCTTTCTATCCCAAGTCATGGCCTCCACAGATCAGCCCAGTCTGTCCAGCTTCGCCGAATGTATTATTATGGCCACTATTTGTGGACGTTGTCTATGCCACCGCCAACAATCGAGTGTCGAACGTATCTATGGCGATATGTCACTAGAATTTTGGGACCGACATTTATGGCTCGACACTATTCTCCAGCAGCGAATTCAGGTGCTCAGCCTGCAGTATCCATCGACATCCGAACATGTGGATTCTCTAATTCTCTTCACGAATCTGATGTTGCAGGCTATAGTGTTATATCTTTATAAGATTGTCGTCTCGGTGCCTTGGGACACAGATGAATCCGAAGCTCTTATTCTGGAATATAAAAATAGATCATCAGCAGCGGCACAGGGGATTATCACATTTACTAAACCATTACGACAACTTACTTATTTCAAG ATCTGCCCATTCACTGCCATTCCACTCTTCCTCTGTGCCGAGTACTTCCTTACAAATAGAGAAGGCGATGTAGCACTTGATTCAGACTTTCAGGATATTCTCGATGTGCTGCGGGATCTGAAGAATGTAAACAATCTCGCTCAGATGTATTTGGCTTTGTTTGACTTAGATTGTGTGCCTCCCACGCCTTCCAGCAGCTAA
- a CDS encoding uncharacterized protein (COG:S;~EggNog:ENOG410PN81;~InterPro:IPR005645,IPR029058;~PFAM:PF03959;~antiSMASH:Cluster_7.2) — protein MVGRTNTEDVTNLHLPRILCLHGGGTNARIFRAQCRVLEAQLRTNFRLCYAEAPFPSNAGPDVLSVYKDWGPFKRWLRWLPGHPEIDAQTAIEEIERSLYAAMDEDDLKGATGEWVGLLGFSQGAKMCASLLFRQQMQMATVTRNDSPWPQWRFAVLLAGRAPLVSLDPMLMGTGLHLADPSQIGTYMPISFYTGPENTLKLPTIHVHGLQDPGLQLHRQLLDICCDPESTRLIEWDGNHRVPIKTKDVTAVVQAIVDLGIETGCFDV, from the coding sequence ATGGTCGGTAGAACCAATACAGAAGACGTCACCAACCTCCACTTACCCCGTATTCTCTGCCTCCACGGCGGTGGAACAAATGCCAGAATATTCCGTGCCCAATGCCGAGTCCTCGAAGCGCAACTCAGAACCAACTTCCGGCTATGCTATGCAGAAGCGCCGTTTCCATCAAATGCTGGACCAGACGTCCTTTCTGTCTATAAAGACTGGGGCCCTTTTAAACGCTGGTTGCGCTGGCTACCGGGCCATCCAGAGATCGATGCCCAGACGGCTATCGAGGAGATAGAGAGGTCTCTATACGCAGCcatggacgaggatgatcTCAAAGGCGCGACTGGGGAGTGGGTCGGCCTTTTAGGATTCAGTCAGGGAGCAAAGATGTGTGCCAGCTTGCTATTTCGacagcagatgcagatggCGACAGTTACAAGGAATGATAGCCCCTGGCCACAGTGGCGCTTTGCGGTGTTACTCGCAGGACGAGCACCATTGGTCTCATTAGATCCGATGCTCATGGGGACTGGTCTCCATCTCGCCGATCCATCACAGATCGGTACGTATATGCCGATTTCATTTTATACCGGACCGGAGAATACCCTCAAACTACCGACTATTCATGTCCATGGACTGCAGGACCCGGGTTTACAGCTGCACAGACAGCTTCTGGACATTTGTTGTGATCCGGAAAGCACacgactgattgaatgggACGGAAACCACCGTGTACCGATCAAAACTAAGGATGTCACTGCTGTAGTGCAGGCTATTGTTGATTTGGGGATTGAGACCGGATGTTTCGATGTTTGA
- a CDS encoding SDR family NAD(P)-dependent oxidoreductase (COG:Q;~EggNog:ENOG410PJ4Q;~InterPro:IPR036291,IPR002347;~PFAM:PF08659,PF00106,PF13561;~SMCOG1001:short-chain dehydrogenase/reductase SDR;~antiSMASH:Cluster_7.2;~go_process: GO:0055114 - oxidation-reduction process [Evidence IEA]), whose translation MPPPRGTPNILEGPGDYDVTSIVHNDTYPAIYPTKTNFSGKSVFASGASKGLGRAMILSFAKAGASFIAAGARSDMSQLAKDVEAAALSANRPTPTFLPVKMDVTDRKSVEDAAAEVEKAFGKLDIVINNAGILGKFGLITDSNPDEWWQVLDVNIRGPYLVSRSFLPLLLKGEDKYLINVASVAAHLLNPTLSAYQVSKMGLVKLTQLINAEYSGQGVISFAVHPGNSPTDIMGGPEGLTDHEKTIFVETPEISADTLVFLTSQKRTWLGGRYINCTWDMPELMAKEEEIVKEDKLKVKFLF comes from the exons ATGCCACCACCAAGAGGAACCCCGAATATCTTAGAAGGACCTG GTGACTACGATGTCACCAGCATCGTCCACAATGACACTTATCCCGCGATTTATCCCACCAAAACCAACTTTTCCGGCAAATCAGTGTTCGCCAGTGGCGCATCCAAAGGCCTTGGCCGTGCTATGATCCTGTCTTTCGCAAAGGCCGGTGCTTCCTTCATCGCTGCCGGTGCACGTTCAGACATGTCGCAGCTGGCCAAAGACGTCGAGGCTGCCGCATTGTCCGCCAACAGACCTACACCAACATTTCTGCCTGTTAAAATGGACGTCACAGACAGGAAAAGTGTGGAAGATGCAGCCGCAGAAGTAGAGAAAGCATTCGGAAAGTTGGACATCGTGATCAACAATGCTGGTATTCTGGGCAAATTCGGTCTTATTACCGATTCTAACCCAGACGAATGGTGGCAGGTTCTGGACGTCAATATCCGTGGTCCATATTTGGTCTCTCGCTCATTTCTGCCATTGTTGCTGAAAGGCGAAGATAAATATCTCATCAACGTTGCCAGTGTGGCGGCCCATCTCCTTAATCCGACACTGAGTGCATACCAAGTGTCCAAGATGGGTCTGGTTAAACTGACGCAGCTCATCAATGCTGAGTATTCTGGACAAGGAGTTATTTCGTTTGCTGTTCATCCGGGCAACTCTCCAACGGATATCATGGGAGGACCTGAAGGATTGACGGATCATGAGAAAACCA TCTTTGTCGAAACACCCGAAATCAGCGCCGACACTCTTGTCTTTCTGACCTCTCAGAAACGAACCTGGTTGGGAGGAAGGTATATCAACTGTACGTGGGATATGCCAGAACTCATGGccaaggaggaggagatAGTCAAGGAGGATAAGTTGAAGGTTAAATTTTTGTTTTAG
- a CDS encoding FAD-dependent oxidoreductase (COG:I;~EggNog:ENOG410PJJ4;~InterPro:IPR036188,IPR002938;~PFAM:PF01494;~SMCOG1087:hypothetical protein;~TransMembrane:1 (o12-29i);~antiSMASH:Cluster_7.2;~go_function: GO:0071949 - FAD binding [Evidence IEA]) produces the protein MPGVITDQSFDIAIVGGGIIGLVVAMGLMKRNINVKIYEQSRSFREIGAGVAFTANAIRCMGMLNPDIVTALRKVTTANGDPKNPNDYLQYVDGYSHDPNDPDNMEEEVLFKLYAGYKGFEGCHRAHLLDELVKFIPEGTVEFRKRLDTYVDRGEDQKLLLKFCDGTTVEFDAVIGCDGIKSRVREILLGEGNPASYPHYSHKVAFRALIPMDKAEAALGSYKARNQHMHMGPGAHVLHFAVASQTLMNFVAFAPDPNEWLSDKIMTAPATKEEVVKIFSDWGPTVRAIVNLLPEEFDKWAIFDTYDYPAPTYTKGRVCLAGDAAHASSPHHGAGAGIGVEDALAMAQVLEMAAETLQSTDMSKAQVLRSAFETYDAVRRERSQWLVHSSRNICDVYEWNNPKTGSNPEKCLEEIKWRSHKIWYFNIEGMLLETRKEFDSRIAA, from the exons ATGCCAGGCGTTATAACTGACCAATCATTCGATATCGCCATCGTCGGCGGAGGCATCATCGGCCTCGTGGTCGCCATGGGCCTCATGAAACGAAACATCAACGTCAAGATCTACGAACAATCACGAAGTTTCCGCGAGATCGGAGCAGGTGTGGCCTTTACTGCCAATGCCATCCGATGTATGGGGATGTTAAATCCCGATATCGTCACGGCTTTGAGGAAGGTCACTACCGCTAATGGTGATCCCAAGAACCCAAACGACTATCTTCAGTATGTTGATGGATATAGCCACGATCCCAATGACCCCGATAATATGGAAGAAGAGGTCTTGTTCAAGTTGTATGCTGGATACAAGGGCTTTGAAGGCTGTCACCGGGCTCATCTGCTGGATGAACTCGTGAAGTTCATTCCCGAGGGAACGGTTGAGTTTCGCAAGCGTTTGGACACTTATGTCGATCGCGGAGAAGATCAGAAGTTGCTGCTCAAGTTTTGCGATGGTACAACTGTTGAATTTGATGCTG TTATCGGTTGCGATGGTATCAAATCTCGAGTCCGGGAAATCCTCTTAGGAGAAGGAAACCCAGCTTCATATCCTCACTACAGCCATAAGGTCGCATTCCGTGCTCTGATTCCCATGGACAAAGCCGAAGCTGCCTTGGGATCATACAAAGCTCGCAACCAGCATATGCATATGGGCCCTGGAGCTCATGTTCTGCATTTCGCCGTGGCCAGCCAGACCTTGATGAATTTTGTTGCCTTTGCACCGGATCCGAATGAATGGCTCAGTGATAAGATCATGACGGCTCCGGCCACCAAGGAAGAAGTCGTCAAGATCTTCTCCGATTGGGGACCAACTGTTCGTGCCATTGTGAACTTACTGCCTGAAGAGTTCGACAAGTGGGCCATCTTTGACACGTATGACTACCCAGCTCCAACATACACCAAGGGGCGTGTCTGTCTTGCTGGTGATGCTGCCCATGCCTCATCACCCCATCACGGAGCAGGTGCAGGTATTGGAGTTGAGGATGCTCTGGCAATGGCTCAAGTGCTCGAAATGGCGGCAGAAACGTTGCAGTCTACAGACATGAGCAAGGCACAGGTTTTGCGATCTGCGTTTGAAACTTATGATGCAGTCCGACGCGAACGCTCGCAGTGGCTGGTCCACAGCAGTCGGAATATCTGCGATGTGTATGAGTGGAATAATCCCAAGACTGGTAGTAATCCGGAAAAATGTTTGGAGGAGATTAAATGGCGATCGCATAAGATTTGGTATTTTAACATTGAGGGGATGTTGCTCGAGACGAGGAAGGAGTTTGACAGCCGAATAGCCGCATAG